In the Streptomyces sp. f51 genome, one interval contains:
- a CDS encoding AMP-binding protein codes for MSELSYAHGTGGTALLGDTIGANLDRAVAAWPEREALVDVPSGRRWTYAQFGAAVDELACALLASGVARGDRVGIWAVNCPEWVLVQYATARVGAVMVNINPAYRTHEVEYVLNQAGISLLFASLSHKSSDYRAMVEEVRGRCPALRETVYIGDPGWDALLRRGTPDLSEELRARGSELSCDDPINIQYTSGTTGFPKGATLSHHNILNNGYFVGELIAYSEQDRVCVPVPFYHCFGMVMGNLAATSHGACIVVPAPSFDPAATLGAVQQERCTSLYGVPTMFIAELNLPDFASYDLSTLRTGIMAGSPCPVEVMKRVVAEMHMEEVSICYGMTETSPVSLQTRRDDDLEHRTGTVGRVLPHLEVKVVDPVDGVTVPRGTAGELCTRGYSVMLGYWNEPEKTAEAVDAGRWMHTGDLAVMREDGYVEIVGRIKDMIIRGGENIYPREIEEFLYAHPKIADVQVVGVPHERYGEEVLACVIPRDPADPLTLDELRAFCEGRLAHYKIPSRLRILETFPMTVSGKVRKIELRETYAE; via the coding sequence GTGAGTGAACTGTCGTACGCGCACGGGACGGGCGGCACGGCGCTGCTCGGCGACACCATCGGGGCCAACCTCGACCGGGCCGTCGCCGCCTGGCCGGAGCGGGAGGCACTGGTCGACGTGCCCTCGGGCCGGCGCTGGACCTACGCGCAATTCGGTGCCGCCGTGGACGAGTTGGCGTGCGCGCTGCTCGCCTCCGGCGTCGCCAGGGGCGACCGGGTGGGCATCTGGGCGGTCAACTGCCCGGAGTGGGTGCTCGTCCAGTACGCCACCGCCCGTGTCGGCGCGGTCATGGTGAACATCAACCCGGCCTACCGCACCCACGAGGTCGAGTACGTCCTGAACCAGGCCGGGATCTCGCTGCTCTTCGCCTCCCTGAGCCACAAGAGCAGTGACTACCGGGCGATGGTCGAGGAAGTCCGCGGCAGATGCCCGGCGTTGAGGGAGACCGTCTACATCGGCGACCCGGGCTGGGACGCGCTGCTCAGGCGCGGAACCCCCGATCTGTCCGAGGAGTTGCGGGCCCGGGGGAGCGAACTGTCCTGCGACGACCCGATCAACATCCAGTACACCTCGGGCACGACGGGCTTCCCCAAGGGGGCCACGCTCTCCCACCACAACATCCTCAACAACGGCTATTTCGTGGGTGAGTTGATCGCCTACTCGGAACAGGACCGGGTCTGCGTCCCGGTGCCGTTCTACCACTGCTTCGGCATGGTGATGGGAAACCTGGCCGCCACCTCGCACGGCGCGTGCATCGTCGTCCCGGCCCCGTCGTTCGACCCGGCGGCGACGCTCGGGGCCGTGCAGCAGGAGCGGTGCACCTCGCTCTACGGCGTGCCCACCATGTTCATCGCGGAGCTGAACCTCCCCGACTTCGCGTCGTACGACCTGTCCACCCTGCGCACCGGCATCATGGCGGGCTCGCCCTGCCCGGTCGAGGTGATGAAACGGGTGGTCGCCGAGATGCACATGGAGGAGGTCTCCATCTGTTACGGCATGACGGAGACCTCGCCCGTCTCGCTCCAGACCCGCCGGGACGACGACCTCGAACACCGCACGGGCACCGTCGGCCGGGTCCTGCCGCACCTGGAGGTGAAGGTCGTCGACCCGGTGGACGGGGTGACCGTGCCGCGCGGCACCGCCGGGGAGCTGTGCACCCGCGGATACAGCGTGATGCTCGGCTACTGGAACGAGCCGGAGAAGACCGCCGAGGCCGTCGACGCGGGACGGTGGATGCACACGGGCGACCTGGCCGTGATGCGCGAGGACGGCTACGTCGAGATCGTCGGCCGCATCAAGGACATGATCATCCGGGGCGGCGAGAACATCTACCCGCGCGAGATCGAGGAGTTCCTCTACGCCCATCCGAAGATCGCCGACGTCCAGGTGGTCGGCGTCCCGCACGAGCGCTACGGCGAGGAGGTGCTCGCCTGCGTCATCCCGCGCGATCCGGCGGACCCGCTCACGCTGGACGAGCTGCGCGCCTTCTGCGAGGGCAGGCTCGCCCACTACAAGATCCCGAGCAGGCTGCGGATCCTGGAGACCTTCCCGATGACGGTCTCGGGGAAGGTGCGGAAGATCGAACTGCGGGAGACCTACGCGGAGTAG